Proteins found in one Seonamhaeicola sp. S2-3 genomic segment:
- a CDS encoding RNA polymerase sigma factor yields MSLNQLIENCKINDTKAQGELYKLFSSKLFSICLKYSRNYAEAEDNLQDAFLTIFNKIGQYKHKGSFEGWIKRITVNTVLQRYRNDKVFDIVNENNIEDEAIEVDDDENFSLDFLLQIIQELPDRYRLVFNLYVLDGYSHKDIADMLNINVGTSKSNLARARQILKQNIKDYKLSQSLQSL; encoded by the coding sequence TTGAGTTTAAACCAACTCATAGAAAATTGTAAAATTAATGATACTAAAGCTCAAGGAGAATTATACAAACTTTTTTCAAGTAAGTTGTTCTCCATTTGCTTAAAGTATTCGCGCAATTATGCCGAAGCAGAAGATAATTTACAAGATGCATTTCTTACAATTTTTAACAAAATAGGGCAATATAAACATAAAGGTTCTTTTGAAGGCTGGATAAAACGCATTACTGTAAACACCGTTTTACAAAGGTACAGAAATGATAAAGTTTTTGATATAGTAAATGAAAACAACATTGAAGACGAAGCAATTGAAGTTGATGATGATGAAAACTTCTCTTTAGATTTTCTTTTACAAATCATTCAAGAATTACCAGATAGGTATCGGTTGGTTTTTAACCTCTATGTACTTGATGGATATTCACATAAAGACATAGCAGACATGCTAAACATAAATGTAGGCACTTCAAAATCTAACTTAGCGCGTGCAAGACAGATTTTGAAACAAAATATAAAAGATTACAAATTGTCTCAAAGTTTACAATCATTATAA
- a CDS encoding gliding motility lipoprotein GldH, with the protein MRQNNLSTVFKAGIWLFFLIFSFVLVSCDSNRVFDTYKSIPKKWHKDSIVSFKINPPDSTNAYNLFVNLRNTNAYKYNNLFLIVEMVFPHGKTIKDTLEYRMADPSGKLLGTGYTDVKENKLWYKERVVFNETGEYTVNIQHAMRESGKVNGVVELEGITDVGFRIEKPVTTK; encoded by the coding sequence ATGCGGCAAAATAATCTTTCGACTGTGTTTAAGGCAGGTATTTGGCTATTTTTTTTAATTTTTTCTTTTGTATTGGTTTCATGTGATTCTAATAGGGTATTTGATACGTATAAGTCAATTCCCAAAAAATGGCATAAAGATTCTATTGTTAGCTTTAAAATAAATCCACCAGACTCAACAAATGCCTACAATTTATTTGTTAATTTAAGAAATACAAATGCTTACAAATACAATAACTTGTTTTTAATTGTTGAAATGGTTTTTCCGCATGGGAAAACAATAAAAGATACTTTAGAGTATAGAATGGCAGATCCTAGTGGCAAGCTACTAGGAACCGGATATACCGATGTTAAAGAAAATAAACTCTGGTATAAAGAACGTGTTGTTTTTAACGAAACAGGAGAGTACACGGTAAACATTCAACATGCTATGAGAGAAAGTGGTAAGGTAAATGGAGTTGTTGAATTAGAAGGAATTACCGATGTGGGTTTTAGAATTGAAAAACCAGTAACCACCAAATAA
- a CDS encoding ferredoxin, whose amino-acid sequence MVVVTLQREKCIGCNYCVELAPNQFQMSKKDGKSVLLHSKEKKGFYTIKSQDEFIFEDCDKAAKACPVKIISVKNV is encoded by the coding sequence ATGGTAGTAGTTACTTTGCAGCGCGAAAAGTGTATTGGGTGTAATTATTGTGTAGAATTAGCACCCAACCAGTTCCAAATGTCTAAAAAAGATGGAAAAAGTGTGTTGCTACATTCAAAAGAAAAAAAAGGCTTTTACACTATAAAATCTCAAGATGAATTTATTTTTGAAGACTGTGATAAAGCTGCCAAAGCATGTCCTGTAAAGATTATTAGTGTTAAAAATGTTTAG
- a CDS encoding penicillin-binding protein 1A → MAKAKKKETTAPDFSKYVRWFWMLFSAGILSVVLIFLLASWGVFGDMPDHTVLENPRTNLATEIISSDGETLGKFYFNDNRTPVSYDDLPKHLVDALIATEDARFHSHSGIDARGTLRAVVKMGQGGGASTISQQLAKQLFHGEGSKNTVGRILQKVKEWIIATRLEKQYTKEEIIAQYFNIYDFGNNADGIRSAARIYFGKEPKELSVKESAMLVGMFKNSSLYNPRPHRNPVGVKNRRNVVLAQMYKYDYITEEVKDSLQKTPLDLNYTPESHREGLATYFRGYLDGFMKDWIKKNPKPDGSKWNLYNDGLKIYTTIDSRMQKYAEDAVQQHMPRLQAEFFHQNTPKRNPTAPFLDLTHGAIDTLMRRSMKQSERWRHMKYDLKKSDKEIEASFHKPTKMTVFEWKEGRASEVDTVMKPWDSMRYYKSFLRTGMMSMDPHTGHVKAWVGGMNYRHFQYDMVMQGKRQIGSTFKPFVYATAIDQLHYSPCQEFPDTPFCIEANKYGNPEEWCPRNSGGENDYGGTRTLKNALANSVNTITARLIDKVGPQPVVDLVKKLGVESEILPVPSIALGTPDLSVYEMVGAYSAFANKGVYTKPVMVTRIEDKNGTVLYQFKPETRDVLSEETAYVAVKLMEGVTEHGSGARLRTKGADSYRADYREVVTGYPYEFTNPIAGKTGTTQNQSDGWFMGMVPNLVTGVWVGAEDRAAHFASITYGQGAAMALPIWALYMKSCYADESLNISKEDFEEPKDLSIVVDCSKMSKDNPIDDNLDDDIPEELEF, encoded by the coding sequence ATGGCAAAAGCAAAAAAGAAAGAAACCACAGCCCCAGATTTTTCAAAATACGTTCGTTGGTTTTGGATGTTGTTTTCTGCGGGCATTTTATCTGTAGTACTTATTTTTTTATTAGCCTCATGGGGTGTTTTTGGTGATATGCCAGACCACACCGTATTAGAAAACCCAAGAACAAATTTAGCTACAGAAATTATTTCTTCTGATGGGGAAACCCTTGGGAAGTTCTATTTTAATGACAACAGAACTCCTGTTAGTTATGATGATTTACCTAAACATTTAGTAGATGCTTTAATAGCTACTGAAGACGCACGTTTCCATAGCCATTCAGGTATAGATGCCAGAGGAACACTTCGTGCTGTTGTAAAAATGGGTCAAGGCGGAGGTGCTAGTACCATTTCACAACAATTGGCAAAACAATTATTTCATGGCGAAGGATCTAAAAATACAGTTGGAAGAATTCTTCAAAAGGTAAAAGAATGGATTATTGCTACCAGATTAGAGAAACAGTACACCAAAGAAGAAATTATAGCACAGTATTTTAATATTTACGATTTTGGTAATAATGCCGATGGTATCCGTAGTGCAGCACGTATTTATTTTGGTAAAGAGCCTAAAGAATTATCTGTAAAAGAGTCGGCTATGTTGGTAGGAATGTTTAAAAACTCATCACTCTACAATCCAAGACCTCATAGAAATCCAGTAGGTGTTAAAAATAGGCGCAATGTAGTGTTGGCACAAATGTATAAGTATGATTATATCACAGAAGAAGTTAAAGATTCGCTTCAAAAAACACCATTAGATTTAAATTATACACCAGAGTCTCACCGTGAAGGATTAGCCACGTATTTTAGAGGGTATTTAGATGGGTTTATGAAAGATTGGATTAAAAAAAATCCGAAACCAGACGGTTCAAAATGGAATTTATATAACGATGGATTAAAAATTTATACTACCATAGATTCTCGTATGCAAAAATATGCCGAAGATGCTGTACAACAACATATGCCAAGGCTACAAGCAGAATTTTTTCATCAAAATACACCAAAGCGAAATCCAACAGCACCGTTTTTAGATTTAACACATGGAGCCATAGACACTTTAATGCGTCGTTCTATGAAGCAATCAGAACGATGGAGGCATATGAAATACGATTTAAAAAAATCTGATAAAGAAATAGAAGCCTCTTTTCATAAACCAACCAAAATGACGGTTTTTGAATGGAAAGAAGGTAGAGCTAGCGAAGTAGATACGGTTATGAAACCGTGGGACTCTATGCGCTATTACAAATCTTTTTTACGTACAGGTATGATGTCTATGGATCCACATACAGGTCATGTTAAAGCTTGGGTTGGTGGTATGAATTACAGGCATTTTCAGTATGATATGGTTATGCAAGGAAAACGTCAAATAGGCTCTACCTTTAAGCCCTTTGTATATGCCACAGCTATAGATCAATTACATTATTCGCCGTGTCAAGAATTTCCAGACACGCCATTTTGCATTGAAGCAAACAAGTACGGAAACCCAGAAGAATGGTGTCCAAGAAACTCTGGTGGAGAAAATGATTACGGAGGAACAAGAACCTTAAAAAATGCATTAGCAAATTCTGTAAATACTATTACAGCTAGGTTAATTGATAAGGTTGGCCCGCAACCAGTAGTAGATTTGGTAAAAAAACTAGGTGTAGAGTCTGAAATTCTTCCTGTACCATCAATTGCTTTAGGAACACCAGATTTAAGTGTTTATGAAATGGTTGGGGCTTATTCGGCCTTTGCAAATAAAGGAGTGTATACCAAACCTGTTATGGTAACCAGAATTGAAGACAAAAATGGTACGGTATTATACCAATTTAAACCAGAAACACGCGATGTTTTGAGTGAAGAAACGGCTTATGTAGCTGTTAAGTTAATGGAAGGTGTTACAGAACATGGTTCTGGTGCTAGATTAAGAACTAAGGGAGCAGATTCTTATAGAGCAGATTATAGAGAAGTGGTTACTGGATATCCCTATGAATTTACCAACCCAATAGCAGGTAAAACTGGAACTACTCAAAATCAAAGTGATGGCTGGTTTATGGGTATGGTGCCTAATTTAGTTACTGGAGTTTGGGTTGGTGCAGAAGATAGGGCTGCTCATTTTGCAAGTATAACCTACGGGCAGGGAGCTGCTATGGCATTACCTATTTGGGCGCTATATATGAAAAGCTGTTACGCTGATGAATCTCTTAACATTTCAAAAGAAGATTTTGAAGAACCTAAAGATTTATCAATAGTGGTTGATTGTTCTAAAATGTCAAAAGATAATCCTATTGATGATAATTTAGATGATGATATACCAGAAGAATTAGAGTTTTAA
- a CDS encoding outer membrane beta-barrel protein — protein MSDKKHIDRLFQESFKDFEATPSDAVWKNIEANLNKKKKKRVIPIWWRYAGVAALLLLSLTIGGFYFNKSSNTDPIEVVTEEDNNTHSLDLKNSNTPNELNKKNSAISNSKENNEALEKLDEAPAPSNNSVPENKTSIAKSSETKTKNNNGVDKKLKSNFTNNQNNKAIAKSKETNNQNKTQNNINNNALASIKPNEEIDDADTLQNKSTKNNSIAQTKNKVTEKQNQTVAENKEEKAPLTIEEALEENNELLEETKKPTRWAVTPNAAPVYFNTLGQGSSLDPQFNNNSKTGEVNMSYGISASYALNNKVSIRTGINKLNLGYNTNDVVIVNTAGVVQSSLRNVKEGTSSNSTASNNVSLVSEATINKAPQSLTSTNTTINQAFGYIEIPLEIQYAVINKKLGLNVIGGFSSFFLNDNEIYSETETGSRVFLGEANNLNKVSYSANFGLGLNYKFTKKIDLNLEPMFKYQFNTFNNTSGNFTPYFIGVYTGFAIKF, from the coding sequence ATGAGTGATAAAAAACATATTGATAGGTTATTTCAAGAAAGTTTTAAAGATTTTGAAGCTACTCCAAGTGATGCTGTTTGGAAAAACATAGAAGCTAACCTAAACAAGAAAAAGAAAAAACGAGTTATCCCTATTTGGTGGCGCTATGCAGGTGTTGCAGCATTACTTTTGCTTTCACTGACAATAGGCGGTTTTTATTTTAATAAAAGTAGTAATACAGACCCTATTGAGGTAGTAACTGAAGAAGACAATAACACCCATTCCTTAGACTTAAAAAACTCAAACACACCCAATGAGTTAAACAAGAAAAATTCTGCTATTTCTAATTCTAAAGAAAATAATGAAGCCCTTGAAAAATTAGATGAAGCCCCAGCTCCTTCAAACAATTCTGTTCCAGAAAACAAAACATCTATTGCCAAAAGTTCAGAAACAAAAACAAAAAACAATAATGGTGTTGATAAAAAATTAAAAAGCAACTTCACCAATAATCAGAATAACAAAGCTATTGCAAAATCAAAAGAAACCAATAATCAGAATAAAACGCAGAACAACATAAATAATAATGCTTTGGCAAGTATTAAACCTAACGAAGAAATTGATGACGCTGATACTCTTCAAAATAAATCAACAAAAAACAACAGTATAGCCCAAACAAAAAACAAAGTAACAGAAAAGCAAAACCAAACTGTTGCTGAGAATAAAGAAGAAAAAGCACCTCTTACTATTGAAGAAGCTTTAGAAGAAAACAATGAACTTTTAGAAGAAACCAAAAAACCTACACGGTGGGCAGTTACACCCAATGCAGCTCCTGTTTATTTTAATACCTTAGGGCAAGGTTCTTCCTTAGATCCACAATTTAATAACAACTCTAAAACTGGCGAAGTTAATATGAGTTATGGTATATCTGCTAGTTACGCATTAAATAATAAAGTAAGTATACGTACTGGTATTAATAAGTTAAACTTAGGATATAATACTAATGACGTTGTTATAGTTAATACAGCTGGTGTAGTTCAAAGTTCTTTAAGAAACGTTAAAGAAGGTACTAGTAGTAATAGCACAGCCTCTAATAATGTTTCTTTGGTAAGTGAAGCTACTATAAATAAAGCACCACAATCTTTAACCTCAACCAACACAACTATTAACCAAGCATTTGGTTACATTGAAATACCTTTAGAAATTCAATATGCTGTAATTAATAAAAAACTTGGTCTTAATGTTATTGGTGGGTTTAGTTCATTCTTTTTAAATGACAACGAAATATATTCTGAAACAGAAACTGGTTCTAGAGTATTCTTAGGTGAAGCCAATAACTTAAATAAAGTAAGCTATAGTGCCAATTTTGGTTTAGGACTTAATTATAAATTTACTAAAAAAATAGATTTGAATTTAGAACCCATGTTTAAATATCAATTCAATACATTTAATAATACATCTGGTAATTTTACTCCCTATTTTATAGGCGTATATACCGGTTTTGCTATAAAATTCTAG
- a CDS encoding regulatory iron-sulfur-containing complex subunit RicT, with product MACASCSTKDGQPKGCKNNGTCGTDSCNKLTVFDWLSNMSLPSGEKPFNWVEVRYKNGRKEYYHNPENISLSIGDIVATQAKAGHDIGMVTLTGELVRVQMKRKNISDNVEEGLKIYRKASQKDIDIWQKARDREEAMKVKARQFAIDLKLQMKISDIEFQGDGSKATFYYTAEERVDFRELIKVFAREFRTRIEMKQVGFRQEASRLGGIGSCGRELCCSTWLTDFRSVSTSAARYQQLSLNPQKLAGQCGKLKCCLNYELDTYLDALKDFPKSDTKLQTEKGVAVCQKTDIFKRHMWFAYDGEWNNWYKLTTEQVNEIIDLNNKKQKIASLEEYAADLADDTKTEFENVVGQDSLTRFDNPKPKKRRKNNRNRKNNRNRSKNKRKPQNSKNAAK from the coding sequence ATGGCTTGTGCAAGCTGTTCAACAAAAGATGGCCAACCCAAAGGCTGTAAAAATAATGGTACTTGCGGAACAGATAGTTGTAATAAACTAACTGTTTTTGACTGGTTATCAAATATGTCGCTTCCTAGCGGCGAGAAACCCTTTAATTGGGTAGAAGTTCGTTATAAAAACGGACGGAAAGAATACTACCATAACCCAGAGAATATTTCACTTAGTATTGGTGATATTGTGGCTACCCAAGCAAAAGCAGGTCATGATATTGGTATGGTTACCCTTACAGGAGAATTAGTGCGCGTTCAAATGAAACGCAAAAATATCTCTGATAATGTTGAAGAAGGGCTTAAAATTTATAGAAAAGCATCACAAAAAGACATAGATATTTGGCAAAAAGCTCGTGATAGAGAAGAGGCTATGAAGGTAAAAGCCCGCCAATTTGCAATAGATTTAAAGTTGCAAATGAAAATATCTGATATAGAGTTTCAAGGAGACGGTAGTAAAGCAACTTTTTACTACACAGCCGAAGAACGTGTAGATTTTAGAGAACTCATTAAAGTATTTGCACGTGAGTTTAGAACTCGTATAGAAATGAAACAAGTGGGTTTCCGTCAAGAAGCTTCAAGACTTGGCGGCATAGGCTCTTGCGGAAGAGAATTGTGTTGTTCAACATGGTTAACAGATTTTCGTTCTGTAAGTACATCGGCAGCGCGTTATCAACAACTATCATTAAATCCTCAAAAATTAGCAGGACAATGCGGTAAACTAAAATGCTGTTTAAATTATGAATTAGACACTTATTTAGATGCCTTAAAAGATTTTCCAAAATCAGACACCAAACTTCAAACAGAAAAAGGTGTTGCCGTTTGCCAAAAAACCGATATTTTTAAAAGACATATGTGGTTTGCCTACGACGGCGAATGGAATAATTGGTATAAATTAACCACAGAACAGGTTAATGAAATTATTGATTTGAACAATAAAAAACAAAAAATAGCAAGTCTTGAAGAATATGCTGCAGACCTTGCCGATGATACTAAAACAGAGTTTGAGAACGTTGTAGGTCAAGACAGTTTAACACGTTTTGATAATCCAAAACCTAAAAAAAGACGTAAAAACAATAGGAACAGAAAGAATAACCGAAACAGAAGTAAAAACAAAAGAAAACCTCAAAACAGTAAAAATGCGGCAAAATAA
- a CDS encoding peptidase U32 family protein, protein MQQIELMAPAGNFESLQAALDNGANSVYFGVEQLNMRARASINFTLDDLEEISRRCKEKNVRTYLTLNTIIYDHDLSIVKTLIKRAKEADITAVIAMDQAVIGMAREQGMEVHISTQINITNIETVRFYAMFADTMVLSRELSLRQVKKITEQIEKEEIKGPSGRLVEIEIFGHGALCMAVSGKCYMSLHSYNSSANRGACKQNCRKKYTVIDQESGFEMELDNEYIMSPKDLCTIDFLDQVVDAGIKVLKIEGRGRAPEYVAKVIKCYREAIDSVANGTYNKEEVISWMQTLETVYNRGFWSGYYLGQKLGEWSKGSGSHATQKKVYIGKGMHYFPKPEIGEFKIEAYDLKIGDTILITGPTTGVKELNIEEMLVNDEKLTTASKGDSVTIPLGFRIRPSDKLYKIVENKVEA, encoded by the coding sequence ATGCAACAGATTGAATTAATGGCACCTGCCGGAAATTTTGAGTCGCTTCAAGCTGCGTTAGATAACGGAGCTAATTCAGTGTATTTTGGAGTAGAGCAACTTAATATGAGGGCAAGAGCATCGATAAATTTCACTTTGGATGATCTTGAGGAAATATCAAGAAGATGCAAAGAAAAAAATGTACGCACTTATCTTACCTTAAATACCATTATTTATGACCATGATTTATCAATTGTAAAAACATTGATAAAAAGAGCAAAAGAGGCAGATATTACTGCTGTTATTGCTATGGATCAAGCAGTAATTGGTATGGCTAGAGAACAAGGTATGGAGGTGCATATTTCTACTCAAATAAATATAACAAACATTGAAACTGTTAGGTTTTATGCTATGTTTGCCGATACTATGGTGTTGAGTAGGGAGTTGAGTTTACGTCAAGTAAAAAAGATTACAGAGCAAATTGAAAAGGAAGAAATAAAAGGACCATCAGGCAGATTGGTAGAAATTGAAATTTTTGGTCATGGTGCACTTTGTATGGCTGTTTCTGGTAAGTGTTACATGAGTTTACATTCTTATAACTCTTCTGCAAACAGAGGTGCTTGTAAACAAAATTGCCGAAAAAAGTATACCGTAATAGACCAAGAATCTGGTTTTGAAATGGAGCTAGATAATGAATATATCATGTCTCCTAAAGATTTATGTACTATAGATTTTCTAGACCAAGTTGTTGATGCAGGTATTAAAGTTTTGAAAATTGAAGGTAGAGGTAGAGCACCAGAATATGTAGCAAAAGTAATTAAATGCTACAGAGAAGCTATAGACAGTGTTGCAAACGGTACTTACAATAAAGAAGAAGTTATTTCTTGGATGCAAACTTTAGAAACCGTTTATAATCGTGGTTTTTGGAGTGGGTATTACCTAGGGCAAAAACTAGGAGAATGGAGCAAAGGTTCTGGTTCTCATGCAACCCAAAAGAAAGTATACATTGGCAAGGGTATGCACTATTTTCCAAAGCCAGAAATTGGCGAGTTTAAAATAGAAGCTTATGATCTTAAAATAGGAGATACTATTTTAATAACAGGCCCTACTACAGGAGTTAAAGAGTTAAATATTGAAGAAATGTTAGTTAATGATGAAAAATTAACAACAGCATCAAAAGGAGACTCGGTTACTATTCCTTTAGGATTTAGAATAAGACCTTCAGATAAGCTTTATAAAATTGTAGAAAACAAAGTGGAGGCTTAA
- the recA gene encoding recombinase RecA, with amino-acid sequence MSSEKEAKLKALKLTLDKLDKAYGKGTVMKMSDAAVEDVDAISSGSLGLDIALGVGGYPRGRVIEIYGPESSGKTTLTLHAIAEAQKTGGIAAFIDAEHAFDRFYAEKLGVDIDNLIISQPDNGEQALEIADNLIRSGAIDIVVVDSVAALTPKSEIEGEMGDSKMGLHARLMSQALRKLTASISKTNCTVIFINQLREKIGVMFGNPETTTGGNALKFYASVRLDIRRSTQIKNTDGSIAGNKTRVKVVKNKVAPPFKMAEFDIMYGEGVSKVGEILDIAVDNEIIKKSGSWFSYQDTKLGQGRDAVKNLIKDNPELMEELETKVRDIVTS; translated from the coding sequence ATGAGTAGCGAAAAAGAAGCAAAATTAAAAGCATTAAAGCTTACATTAGATAAATTAGACAAAGCCTACGGTAAAGGCACTGTAATGAAAATGAGTGATGCCGCAGTAGAAGATGTTGATGCTATTTCATCAGGGTCTTTAGGATTAGACATTGCTTTAGGTGTTGGTGGTTATCCACGCGGTAGAGTAATAGAAATTTATGGTCCGGAATCATCGGGAAAAACCACACTAACACTTCACGCTATTGCTGAAGCTCAAAAAACTGGTGGTATTGCCGCATTTATTGATGCAGAACATGCTTTTGATAGATTTTATGCCGAAAAACTAGGTGTTGATATTGATAACCTTATTATCTCTCAACCTGATAATGGCGAACAAGCTTTAGAAATTGCAGATAACTTAATTCGTTCTGGTGCTATTGATATTGTAGTAGTAGATTCGGTTGCCGCTTTAACACCAAAAAGTGAAATTGAAGGCGAAATGGGCGACTCTAAAATGGGGCTTCATGCGCGTTTAATGTCTCAAGCATTACGTAAATTAACAGCATCTATTAGTAAAACTAATTGTACTGTTATTTTTATTAACCAATTACGTGAGAAAATTGGTGTTATGTTTGGTAACCCAGAAACCACAACCGGTGGTAACGCCTTAAAATTCTATGCATCGGTAAGATTAGACATTAGACGTTCTACCCAAATAAAAAATACTGATGGTAGTATTGCAGGAAATAAAACAAGAGTAAAAGTGGTGAAAAATAAAGTAGCACCACCTTTTAAAATGGCCGAGTTTGACATTATGTATGGCGAAGGTGTCTCTAAAGTAGGTGAAATTTTAGACATAGCTGTAGATAATGAAATTATTAAAAAAAGTGGTTCATGGTTTAGCTATCAAGACACTAAATTAGGTCAAGGAAGAGACGCCGTTAAAAACCTAATAAAAGATAATCCTGAACTTATGGAAGAACTTGAAACCAAAGTTAGAGATATTGTAACTTCATAA
- a CDS encoding 1-acyl-sn-glycerol-3-phosphate acyltransferase produces MIVFKYIFWTLYRIWFYILVAVPIIVLFPLLLLSISKESWYPFFFKLARFWAKFILIGMGFRCSFIKEEVPVKGKSYMFIANHTSMVDIMLMLASVKNPFVFVGKKELAKIPLFGFFYKRTCILVDRSSVKSRQAVFLRAQRRLKQGLSICIFPEGGVPEEHIVLDNFKDGAFRLAINHQIPIVPLTFADNKKRFSYTFFSGGPGRMRVKIHKFLLTHGLTVENTKCLNEKARMLILNQLKTFNQ; encoded by the coding sequence ATGATTGTTTTTAAATATATTTTCTGGACACTTTACCGCATTTGGTTTTACATTCTTGTGGCGGTACCTATTATAGTATTGTTTCCTTTGTTGTTGTTATCAATTTCAAAGGAATCATGGTATCCTTTCTTTTTTAAATTGGCGCGTTTTTGGGCTAAATTTATTTTAATAGGTATGGGGTTTAGATGTTCTTTTATAAAAGAGGAAGTTCCGGTAAAGGGAAAAAGCTACATGTTTATAGCAAATCATACGTCTATGGTAGATATTATGTTGATGTTAGCATCAGTTAAAAATCCTTTTGTATTTGTAGGTAAAAAGGAATTGGCAAAAATACCGTTGTTTGGGTTTTTCTATAAACGCACTTGTATTTTAGTAGATAGAAGTTCTGTTAAAAGTAGACAAGCAGTTTTTTTAAGGGCTCAAAGAAGGCTTAAGCAAGGTTTAAGTATTTGTATTTTTCCTGAAGGTGGCGTGCCAGAGGAACATATTGTGCTAGATAACTTTAAGGATGGTGCTTTTAGGTTAGCTATAAATCACCAAATTCCAATAGTGCCTTTAACGTTTGCCGATAATAAAAAACGATTTTCTTATACATTTTTTAGTGGTGGCCCTGGTAGAATGCGGGTTAAAATTCATAAATTCTTATTAACTCATGGCTTAACAGTTGAAAATACTAAGTGCTTAAATGAAAAGGCTAGAATGTTAATATTGAATCAGTTAAAAACTTTTAATCAATAA